A window of Enterobacter ludwigii genomic DNA:
AATGACATAACGGGTGATGGTGAAATTTAGCACCCTTCGTAATAACTCTGACAACCCTTAATATTTCACTAAAAAAATAATCACAGAGCAATAAATATAATATTTTAAAATTTTTATTACTAATAATATTGACAAACAAATTTAATATGCCATATCTGTTTTCACAATAATAAAAAAGGAGCCATTATGTCAAACACAAGTGTTATGTTAACTAAAGAACAAAAAGCAATCATTGCAGAAGCATTAGATGTTATGCCCGAAGATCTGGAAGAAATAAAAGTTAAAGCAAGTGCCTGTAAAAAGACATCCTTTCGTGACGATTTTTCGATGGTCTTTAAAGATAATACGGCCACACTCGCCCGAATGGATCTGACACCAACGGCATTCAGAATTGTTCTTTATCTTTTCTCAGTCATTGATTATGGAAATATTATCCCTGACTTTTCACAGTCACGTACTGCCAGAGAGTTAGGACTGAATAAATCGAATGTTTCACGTGCATTCAGAGAATTATTTGAGAGGAAAATACTGATCCGTAACGCTGAAGACGGTCAGGTTTACCTGAATTCTAATTTATGCGTAAAAGGTATTCCTCATCGTTTCAATGAAGATCTGATGGATAAATTCAGTAAATCCAGACTTGAGACTGAAGATTTTGCCACTTCATTCAACTTTTATCGCGCAGGGCGCAAAACAAAGCCTGTAAAAAAATCCAGAAACAGATATCCAACTGACGGCATTCCCTTTTAAAAGACATAACAGCGCGGTGATTTTACGCCCCACACCAGCGAAAAACTTAATAAAACAAAGGATATCTTTATGAAGCAAAGACTCCCTGCTTACCTTTACCAGAATAAATTATCAGATGAACAACGCAATCTGAACAATACTGCTCACTATGTGTTTTGGCTTCTCACATTAATCGCTTCATACACACCAGATAAAAACACTGTTTACCTGAACTTTCACCGTGCAACATCCATCGCACAGCAGGAAGATATACATATTACGCCAGCCCGATTTTATCGGGCCATCGATGAACTGATTGATACGAATGTTATTATACCTACTGAGTTCAAATACCAGTATCGTTTAAACCCTGTATTTTTCAGTTATCTTAAATAAAACAAAGGGCAGAGAATGAAAGTTTAGGATATTCCTATCCTGCAATGCTTACTATAGCAAAACCACATGACCGCTATCAAAAGCACATAATTTTTATATATCATTACCAGTAGGATTAAAATAAGAAGGTACAGACTTGTGCTGTCTGTACCCATGATAATTTATTACAGACTTTACACCTTTTTACCTGCGTTATTCTTTCTGATAATATTTTTTTCATTGACAAGGTGCTCAATACACATTCGTACTTCATCATTAATGGTAACATCTGTAGCACCTTCGACCAGTATAGAACACAACAAATAAAGAAGGACGTGCTCAAACTCTATCTCTTCGACTGGATCTACATAATTACGATAGGTTTCAATAGCCTCATACAAGCTATCCGGTGAAGTCACAAATGCACATACAAAATCTTTATCTTCCGGTACTCTGATTGAATTATTCATTTTAAATCTCCTGTACTTATTAATTTATAATGTCACGGTAAAAATGCCATCATAATTTCCACCAATGACTATTGTTATTACTTCTTAATACCAAAGCCTAACCTAATACTACTTATAAAATATCAGGCGGCCCTCGGCTCATTGTTGAATAGCACCATTTATTTTTACACACCAAATTTAATACACTCATCATTAGCCCCGTAATCAGGCTGCATTTTTACGTGAACGTTCAATTGCAGATGCGATCCATTCATCTACTTCGCTTTCGACAAATGCAATTGCACGCGAACCAATTTTTATTGGTTGTGGAAATAAACCTTCGTTGATTAGACGATAAATCCAGGCCTTGCCATAGCCGGTTCTGTTCATAACTTCTGGCAAGCGAATTAGGCGGGTATTTTGATTGTTCATTTTGTTTTCCCTTTGTCGTTGTGATGGGATCACTATACGAACAGTTGGGAAAAGAAAGGAGCGAGCTTCCTAACTGCAGGGTTACGGTCTGCCCTGCAGTAGTAGACTTCGGGAATTCGAGATCAGTTAGAATCAGAGAGTTTCATCACATCTGAAACTCTCATGTTTTTCAGGTGGGGATTTCGGTTCATGAAAAAATTGAACTGCCTAATGAAGTCTATCGTTGCAGCTTTCATCGCAAGCGGACGATCTGAGTCTTTAATGTGATACCCTAAACGGGTAGTTGTTTCTTCATCTTCATCAGTATAA
This region includes:
- a CDS encoding MarR family transcriptional regulator; the protein is MSNTSVMLTKEQKAIIAEALDVMPEDLEEIKVKASACKKTSFRDDFSMVFKDNTATLARMDLTPTAFRIVLYLFSVIDYGNIIPDFSQSRTARELGLNKSNVSRAFRELFERKILIRNAEDGQVYLNSNLCVKGIPHRFNEDLMDKFSKSRLETEDFATSFNFYRAGRKTKPVKKSRNRYPTDGIPF
- a CDS encoding AlpA family transcriptional regulator yields the protein MNNQNTRLIRLPEVMNRTGYGKAWIYRLINEGLFPQPIKIGSRAIAFVESEVDEWIASAIERSRKNAA